Proteins found in one Asterias amurensis chromosome 13, ASM3211899v1 genomic segment:
- the LOC139946132 gene encoding FGGY carbohydrate kinase domain-containing protein-like, producing MVDRKASAGLFIGVDVGTASVRTAVVNNTGTMVRTASRPIRIWQSEGDIYEQSSENIWSECCAAMNEAMEGLDASLIKGIGFDATCSLVAMDTNFQPITVSKSGDNQRNIVMWMDHRASEQAAEINLTKHDVLRYVGGTISLEMQPPKLLWLKQNLKAKCWDRAAHFFDLPDYLTWRATGTLSRSLCSVVCKWTYQADQNGRTEWSDSFWEEIGLGDLKENNYAKIGATVLSPGEPVGSGLTNQAAAELGLLPGTPVGTSIIDAHAGGLGVLGADVSCCGMSNDDVTMTSRLALISGTSSCHMAISNEPTFVPGVWGPYYSAMVPGYWLNEGGQSVSGKLIDHVIESHPANQTLKTEAENNGVTVYQHLFNLLEIMSASQPTVSMAELTRDLHIWPDFHGNRSPLADSSLKGMISGQSLSTSISDLAVLYLATVQAIAHGTRHIISSMEGAGHRISMVFACGGLSKNQLFIQTHADVTGLPIVLPKESESVLIGASLLGARASGWFPTVQDAMKSMGGAGDVIHPDPKTKQFHDRKHRVFLKMVDDQRGYRSIMEEPH from the exons ATGGTTGACCGCAAGGCCTCGGCTGGTTTGTTTATTGGCGTGGATGTTGGTACAGCCAGCGTACGGACAGCAGTTGTCAACAACACTGGAACTATGGTAAGGACAGCGagtcgaccaatcagaatttGGCAGTCGGAAGGAGACATCTACGAGCAATCTTCAGAGAATATTTGGTCAGAATGTTGTGCAGCTATGAAC GAAGCGATGGAAGGACTAGATGCAAGTCTAATCAAGGGAATTGGATTTGATGCAACCTGCTCCCTTGTTGCCATGGATACCAACTTCCAACCAATCACAGTCAGCAAGAGTG GAGATAATCAAAGGAATATAGTTATGTGGATGGATCACAGAGCGTCAGAGCAGGCCGCTGAGATCAATCTGACAAAGCATGACGTACTGCGCTATGTGGGAGGGACAATATCACTGGAAATGCAACCTCCTAAACTGTTGTGGTTGAAAcag AATCTCAAAGCTAAGTGTTGGGACAGAGCTGCCCATTTCTTTGATCTGCCAGACTACTTGACGTGGAGGGCAACTGGAACACTATCGAG ATCTCtttgctcagtggtttgtaaATGGACGTACCAAGCTGACCAGAACGGGAGGACTGAATGGAGTGATTCCTTCTGGGAAGAAATCGGTCTTGGGGATCTCAAGGAAAATAATTACGCTAAAATTG GTGCTACTGTCTTGTCGCCAGGGGAGCCCGTTGGCTCTGGGCTGACCAATCAGGCTGCAGCAGAACTTGGCCTCCTGCCAGGAACGCCTGTAGGTACCTCCATTATTGATGCCCATGCTGGAGGTCTAG GTGTGCTTGGTGCTGATGTATCTTGCTGCGGAATGTCAAATGATGATGTCACAATGACATCACGGTTAGCTCTCATAAGTGGAACATCATCTTGCCATATGGCA ATCAGCAATGAGCCAACATTTGTCCCTGGTGTTTGGGGACCCTACTATAGTGCAATGGTCCCAGGTTATTGGCTGAATGAAGGAGGGCAGAGTGTGTCTGGTAAACTCATAGACCACGTTATTGAATCCCATCCTGCAAACCAAACACTCAAGACGGAAGCTGAAAACAA TGGTGTAACTGTATATCAGCACTTGTTCAACTTACTTGAAATTATGTCAGCATCTCAACCAACAGTGTCGATGGCAGAATTGACGAGAGATTTACATATATGGCCGGATTTCCATGGAAACCGCTCACCACTGGCAGATTCAAGTCTGAAAGGAATG ATAAGTGGACAGTCCCTGTCTACCTCCATCAGTGACCTTGCTGTACTCTACTTAGCAACAGTGCAAGCCATTGCT CACGGTACTAGGCATATCATATCGTCAATGGAGGGCGCTGGCCATCGTATATCAATGGTGTTTGCTTGCGGGGGACTCAGCAAGAATCAACTTTTTATACAAACGCATGCTGACGTCACAG GTCTTCCCATTGTTCTTCCCAAGGAGAGCGAGTCTGTTCTGATTGGTGCATCTTTACTTGGTGCCCGTGCCTCTGGCTGGTTCCCAACTGTTCAG GATGCTATGAAGTCTATGGGAGGAGCTGGTGATGTCATCCACCCTGATCCAAAGACAAAGCAATTCCACGACAGAAAGCACAGGGTCTTCCTTAAAATGGTGGATGACCAGAGGGGGTACAGAAGCATAATGGAAGAGCCACACTGA
- the LOC139945992 gene encoding tartrate-resistant acid phosphatase type 5-like: MKPSVTVCMLVLLCCYRFQSAVSLPSVLNYSPQEDHDHEDEVKVFVQKKKDRPQLNGTLPFLVIGDWGGQTLLPYTTEDEVACAKQMGVIAERISSLFVLALGDNFYEQGIQTDAYDKRFKETFEDVFTHPWLQTPWNVIAGNHDWRGNVTAELEYTKLSKRWNFPSLYYKLEYTIEGTNSTVVFIMIDTVVLCGVMDEWSTPEELEGPADNNASEVQWQWIETQLKNSTSADYVIVAGHYPVWSIAEHGPTEGLVSRLRPLLTKYKVSAYFSGHDHNLQHIREDSSTIDYFVIGAGHIVNDSQEHIDKIPPNSLKYCFRDVTSKGGFAYIVATPISMQFIFADGLKGQDLYMAEIKPRTRSHSEVKNGKKGF; the protein is encoded by the exons ATGAAGCCTTCCGTGACCGTGTGTATGTTGGTGCTACTTTGTTGTTACAGATTTCAGTCTGCCGTGTCGCTGCCGTCTGTGTTGAATTATTCACCGCAAGAAGATCACGACCATGAAGACGAAGTCAAAGTATTCGTCCAGAAAAAGAAAG ACAGACCCCAGTTAAATGGTACCCTGCCCTTCCTTGTCATCGGTGATTGGGGAGGGCAGACTCTACTGCCGTATACCACCGAGGATGAAGTGGCATGTGCTAAGCAGATGGGCGTGATTGCAGAAAGAATTTCTTCATTGTTTGTCCTCGCTCTGGGGGATAATTTCTATGAGCAAGGAATTCAAACGGATGCTTATGACAAAAGATTCAAG GAAACATTTGAGGATGTTTTTACACATCCATGGTTGCAGACGCCATGGAATGTTATTGCTGGCAATCATGACTGGCGAGGTAATGTCACGGCCGAACTGGAGTACACAAAGTTATCAAAGAGATg GAATTTCCCATCGTTGTATTATAAACTGGAGTACACCATTGAAGGTACAAACTCAACTGTGGTGTTCATCATGATTGACACTGTGGTGCTGTGTGGTGTTATGGACGAGTGGAGTACACCTGAAGAGCTAGAGGGACCGGCTGATAATAACGCTTCTGAAGTCCAGTGGCAGTGGATTGAGACCCAGCTTAAGAATTCTACGAG TGCCGACTATGTGATCGTTGCAGGTCACTATCCAGTATGGTCAATAGCAGAACATGGTCCCACAGAAGGTCTAGTATCCCGTCTCAGACCCTTGCTTACCAAGTACAAAGTCAGTGCTTACTTTAGCGGACATGACCATAATCTTCAG CATATACGAGAAGACTCCTCAACTATCGATTACTTTGTCATTGGAGCTGGGCACATCGTCAACGACTCCCAAGAGCACATAGATAAAATCCCTCCAAACTCCCTCAAGTATTGCTTCAGGGATGTCACAAGTAAAGGTGGTTTTGCCTACATCGTTGCTACCCCCATCAGCATGCAGTTTATATTTGCAGATGGACTGAAAGGACAGGATTTGTACATGGCTGAAATTAAACCTCGCACCAGAAGCCACAGTGAAGTAAAAAATGGAAAGAAAGGCTTTTAA